In Mariluticola halotolerans, one DNA window encodes the following:
- a CDS encoding O-antigen ligase family protein, giving the protein MSAGVDMAGGLRTAGSSMPGLEFLRTMAQSGLHWLVAIWIFAGGFVFMEPSPYEVMFLLVLPVALMTRVGVYRHTLKLFMLLVAFVPFALIAVFQVKYSEVSDALIYTLVTVFLMLTSYFVANYVADAPFERTRVIMRGYLAAGLLTAALGILAYLGLMPGRDLFLLYGRAKATFQDPNVFGPFLMLPAMFALQRVLLGSQFRAVWGAVLFGILFVGVFVTFSRAAWGYILISAMITFFLNFVLEANDRQKVRMLVLALGGTVLMVISLAGLLSIPAVADLFATRASFEQSYDTGDTGRFGRQGYAFELALENPLGLGPREFNKLRITEQPHNTYVNVLHAYGWGGGLVYWVLVLMTLWRGLKALGVKSPNRLLIIPLIATYIPLVAESAIIDTDHWRHYFLIVGMIWGVTGGYWRVSPLQKREGRPALI; this is encoded by the coding sequence TTGAGCGCCGGTGTCGACATGGCGGGCGGGTTGCGAACGGCGGGCAGTTCCATGCCCGGCCTCGAGTTTTTGCGCACCATGGCCCAATCCGGCCTGCACTGGCTCGTCGCCATCTGGATATTCGCCGGCGGCTTTGTGTTCATGGAGCCCTCGCCCTATGAGGTGATGTTCCTCTTGGTGCTGCCCGTGGCGCTGATGACGCGGGTGGGCGTTTATCGCCATACGCTGAAACTGTTCATGTTGCTGGTGGCCTTCGTGCCATTTGCCCTGATTGCCGTGTTTCAGGTGAAATATTCTGAAGTTTCCGATGCGCTGATCTACACATTGGTGACCGTCTTTTTGATGCTCACCTCGTATTTTGTGGCCAATTATGTGGCCGATGCGCCGTTCGAACGGACGCGGGTCATCATGCGCGGTTATCTGGCGGCAGGCCTGCTAACAGCGGCTTTGGGCATACTTGCCTATCTTGGCCTGATGCCGGGGCGCGACCTGTTTTTGCTTTATGGCCGTGCCAAAGCGACATTTCAGGACCCCAATGTGTTCGGGCCGTTTCTCATGTTACCAGCCATGTTTGCGCTGCAGCGGGTGCTTTTGGGCAGCCAGTTCAGGGCCGTTTGGGGTGCAGTGTTGTTCGGCATTCTGTTTGTCGGCGTGTTCGTTACGTTCTCGCGCGCGGCCTGGGGCTATATCCTGATTTCGGCCATGATCACCTTCTTTCTCAATTTCGTGCTGGAGGCCAATGACCGGCAGAAAGTGCGTATGCTTGTTCTCGCCTTGGGTGGGACTGTGCTTATGGTGATTTCCCTCGCCGGGCTGCTCAGCATTCCGGCAGTTGCCGACCTGTTCGCGACCAGGGCCAGCTTTGAGCAAAGCTATGATACCGGTGATACAGGCCGGTTTGGCCGTCAGGGCTATGCGTTTGAGCTGGCGCTGGAAAATCCGCTGGGATTGGGACCGCGGGAGTTCAACAAGCTGCGCATTACCGAGCAGCCACATAATACTTACGTCAATGTGCTGCATGCCTATGGCTGGGGCGGCGGGCTGGTTTACTGGGTGCTGGTGCTGATGACGCTATGGCGGGGATTGAAAGCTTTGGGGGTGAAGTCGCCCAACCGGCTTTTAATCATACCGTTGATCGCCACCTATATCCCACTGGTTGCGGAATCGGCGATCATCGATACCGATCACTGGCGGCACTACTTCCTGATTGTCGGCATGATCTGGGGCGTCACAGGGGGATATTGGCGCGTATCGCCACTACAGAAGCGAGAGGGGCGCCCGGCCCTTATCTAG